A section of the Mesorhizobium loti genome encodes:
- a CDS encoding DUF6460 domain-containing protein, whose product MSALTRFLGDSPLRVILKLLVVSFLVGLVMNAFGWSPMDVFYGIQKFFIDLWNLGFHAIDRFLGYILLGAAIVVPAFILLRIANYRK is encoded by the coding sequence TTGTCCGCACTGACGCGTTTTCTCGGCGACTCGCCGCTCAGGGTGATCCTGAAGCTGCTGGTGGTGTCGTTCCTCGTCGGCCTTGTCATGAATGCCTTCGGCTGGTCGCCGATGGATGTGTTCTACGGCATCCAGAAATTCTTCATTGACCTCTGGAACCTGGGCTTCCATGCCATCGACCGCTTCCTCGGCTACATCCTGCTCGGTGCCGCGATCGTCGTGCCGGCCTTCATCCTGCTAAGGATCGCCAACTATCGGAAGTGA
- a CDS encoding glycosyltransferase family 2 protein: MGTGKIGARRAVMLSVVVPCYNERDGVAELHRRVSAACLEQNASYEIVLVIDGATDGTREAIFELAEKDDHVVAIDLARNYGHQIALSAGLEFCRGERILILDADLQDPPELLSAMMAKMDEGFDVVYGQRVKRDGESWFKRASASMFYRLLGRMVDVEIASDSGDFRLMSRRALDHLNAMPERYRFIRGMVSWIGLNQVAFPYERHRRFAGTTHYPLKKMVLLAVDAMTSFSILPLRFASLLGMMFGLLGMVVLGYTLFEWSRGNVVPGWTSLAAITLIMGSVQLLVLGIFGEYLGRMYMETKRRPLYFVNEVVSRDQPTKDSDLPVHRLQEMAKGSRLAEAKVDRMQPKRRGRHAVGSSI, encoded by the coding sequence GTGGGAACGGGAAAAATCGGCGCGCGCCGCGCGGTCATGCTGTCGGTTGTCGTGCCATGCTATAACGAACGCGATGGCGTGGCCGAGCTTCACCGACGCGTCAGCGCCGCATGCCTTGAGCAAAACGCTTCCTACGAGATCGTGCTCGTCATCGACGGCGCGACCGACGGCACCCGCGAAGCCATTTTCGAACTGGCCGAAAAGGACGACCATGTCGTCGCCATCGACCTTGCCCGCAATTACGGCCATCAGATCGCGCTTAGCGCCGGGCTGGAATTCTGTCGCGGCGAGCGCATTCTCATTCTCGACGCCGACCTTCAGGATCCGCCCGAACTGCTCAGCGCGATGATGGCCAAGATGGATGAAGGCTTCGACGTCGTCTACGGCCAAAGGGTGAAGCGCGACGGCGAAAGCTGGTTCAAGCGGGCTTCGGCCTCGATGTTCTACCGATTGCTCGGCCGGATGGTCGATGTCGAGATCGCTTCGGACTCCGGAGACTTCCGGCTGATGAGCCGCCGTGCGCTCGATCATCTGAACGCGATGCCCGAACGCTACAGGTTCATTCGCGGCATGGTGAGTTGGATCGGCCTGAACCAGGTCGCCTTTCCATACGAGCGGCACCGGCGTTTTGCCGGCACCACCCACTACCCGCTGAAGAAGATGGTACTTCTTGCGGTCGACGCGATGACCAGCTTTTCGATCCTGCCTTTGCGGTTTGCCTCGCTGCTGGGAATGATGTTCGGCCTGCTCGGCATGGTCGTGCTTGGCTATACGCTGTTCGAATGGTCCAGGGGTAACGTGGTTCCCGGCTGGACGAGCCTTGCCGCGATCACGCTGATCATGGGCAGCGTCCAGCTTCTGGTGCTTGGCATCTTCGGCGAATATCTCGGCCGCATGTACATGGAGACAAAGCGGCGGCCGCTGTACTTCGTCAATGAGGTCGTTTCGCGCGACCAGCCGACCAAGGATAGCGACCTGCCCGTCCATCGCCTGCAGGAGATGGCGAAAGGGTCGCGCCTGGCTGAGGCGAAGGTCGACAGGATGCAACCGAAACGGCGTGGGCGGCATGCGGTCGGCTCTTCCATCTGA
- a CDS encoding GtrA family protein: MRSALPSDVSRVLRFGAVGLLNTALGYTLILAGLALGLGDIVSNAAGYTAGLTLGFFLNRRWTFGRAGCPGAVARYAMTFVVAYGANLGIVIAAMSAGFIESPFVHLAGNCLYSVIFYLGSARFVFAGGADDPDAFAATNTRWPGAVT, translated from the coding sequence ATGCGGTCGGCTCTTCCATCTGATGTCTCGCGGGTGCTGCGCTTTGGCGCTGTCGGGCTTCTCAACACGGCGCTTGGATATACGCTGATCCTGGCCGGGCTGGCGCTGGGCCTTGGCGATATCGTTTCCAATGCGGCAGGTTATACCGCCGGCCTCACCCTTGGTTTCTTTCTCAATCGCCGCTGGACGTTCGGACGTGCAGGCTGCCCCGGCGCGGTTGCCCGATACGCGATGACCTTCGTCGTTGCCTATGGCGCCAATCTGGGCATCGTCATTGCCGCCATGTCAGCCGGCTTCATCGAGAGCCCGTTCGTCCACCTGGCGGGAAACTGCCTATATTCGGTCATCTTCTATCTCGGCTCGGCCCGGTTCGTCTTCGCCGGCGGCGCGGATGATCCTGACGCCTTCGCCGCAACGAATACGAGATGGCCCGGAGCCGTGACATGA
- a CDS encoding acyltransferase family protein produces MNYRRDIDGLRAVAVLPVVLFHFGVSAIPGGFTGVDIFFVISGYLISGSLLDDLERGQFSIGRFYWRRARRILPALTFVIVLASIAAWFILLPSDLHEYSLSVIAASTFWSNIYFWKTTNYFSIDAELRPLLHTWSLSVEEQYYIFAPVLVYLIYRYAAKRWLTILLPIAIGSFALAVMATTLAPTAGFYLLPTRIWELALGAMLMLRKPPALASRPVTELIGLAGFGLLTFGFLTISESDPFPGYNALYPCIGTALLIYAGQMHPDRPVPVATRVLQLAPLVWVGLISYSLYLVHWPINSFVHYLSLKAIGVPTILAMIVASVALATFSWKYVEQPFRRKSTFTAPLPIFAFSATAIALLCVGGLAGALGKGFPQRFPDFSTERVLVGDWRNGVCFNEGASRIENWNLADCTRTHGFPVNVLLWGDSFAAHYVSGLEANAQKIQANVIQYTYAGCPPNLSYFSYARPACTRFNERALSIIRDANIQAVILSGRWTDYQARGFDGLQKTIDRLNGMGVKVYVIGQSPEFIADVQKIAFFARREHLANTSWPMAMNPDINKQVLPFVKGATFIDPLAYLCDAAGCSYADAGTRQFLYFDYGHFSSAGAILAISKYWPSFAAGDKVAKAK; encoded by the coding sequence ATGAACTACAGGCGCGATATCGATGGCCTGCGGGCCGTTGCGGTGCTTCCCGTCGTGCTCTTCCATTTCGGCGTCTCCGCCATTCCCGGCGGCTTCACCGGCGTCGACATCTTCTTCGTGATATCGGGCTATCTGATCAGCGGCAGCCTGCTCGACGATCTCGAGCGCGGCCAGTTCTCGATCGGCCGCTTCTACTGGCGCCGCGCACGACGCATCCTGCCGGCACTGACCTTCGTCATCGTGCTCGCAAGCATTGCCGCCTGGTTCATCCTTCTGCCGTCCGACCTTCACGAGTACAGCCTCAGTGTGATCGCGGCCTCGACCTTCTGGTCGAACATCTATTTCTGGAAGACGACCAACTATTTCTCCATTGACGCGGAACTGCGGCCCCTGCTGCACACATGGTCGCTTTCGGTCGAGGAGCAGTATTATATCTTCGCGCCGGTCCTTGTGTATCTGATCTACCGATACGCCGCGAAGCGCTGGCTGACGATATTGCTGCCGATTGCCATCGGCAGTTTCGCCCTGGCGGTGATGGCAACCACGCTGGCGCCGACCGCCGGCTTCTACTTGCTGCCGACGCGTATCTGGGAACTGGCGCTGGGCGCCATGCTGATGCTGAGAAAGCCGCCGGCACTTGCCAGCCGCCCGGTGACGGAACTGATCGGCCTCGCCGGTTTTGGCCTGCTCACATTCGGCTTCCTGACGATTTCGGAGAGCGACCCGTTTCCGGGCTACAACGCCCTGTATCCCTGTATCGGGACGGCGCTGCTGATCTATGCGGGCCAGATGCACCCGGACAGACCCGTCCCTGTCGCCACCCGCGTGCTTCAGCTCGCTCCGCTGGTCTGGGTCGGCCTCATCTCCTATTCGCTCTATCTCGTTCACTGGCCGATCAATTCGTTCGTCCACTATCTCTCGCTGAAAGCCATCGGCGTGCCGACGATCCTCGCAATGATCGTGGCGAGCGTCGCCCTGGCGACGTTCTCCTGGAAATATGTCGAGCAGCCGTTCCGCCGGAAAAGCACCTTCACGGCGCCGCTGCCCATCTTCGCCTTTTCGGCGACAGCGATCGCCCTTTTGTGCGTCGGCGGCTTGGCCGGTGCGCTCGGCAAGGGGTTTCCGCAACGGTTCCCGGACTTCTCGACGGAGCGGGTGCTGGTGGGTGACTGGCGCAATGGCGTCTGCTTCAACGAGGGCGCGAGCCGGATCGAGAACTGGAACCTAGCCGACTGCACCCGAACGCATGGCTTTCCAGTCAATGTGCTGTTGTGGGGCGATTCCTTCGCCGCTCACTACGTATCGGGGCTGGAGGCCAACGCGCAGAAAATCCAGGCCAATGTCATCCAGTACACCTATGCCGGCTGCCCGCCAAACCTGAGCTACTTCTCCTATGCCCGGCCGGCCTGCACGCGCTTCAACGAACGGGCACTGTCGATCATCCGCGATGCCAACATCCAGGCCGTGATCCTGAGTGGACGATGGACCGACTACCAGGCCAGGGGCTTCGACGGCCTGCAGAAGACCATCGACCGGCTCAACGGGATGGGCGTCAAGGTCTATGTCATCGGGCAATCTCCGGAGTTCATCGCCGACGTGCAGAAAATCGCCTTCTTCGCCCGGCGAGAGCACCTGGCGAACACATCCTGGCCGATGGCCATGAATCCGGACATCAACAAGCAGGTGCTGCCTTTCGTCAAAGGGGCAACTTTCATCGACCCGCTGGCCTATCTGTGCGACGCGGCCGGCTGCTCCTACGCAGACGCCGGCACCAGGCAATTTCTCTACTTCGACTACGGTCATTTCTCTTCGGCAGGCGCGATACTCGCCATCTCGAAATACTGGCCGAGCTTTGCCGCCGGCGACAAGGTCGCGAAGGCAAAATAA
- a CDS encoding Stf0 family sulfotransferase, translating into MKGVAIVTEARSGSEWLGSLANSTGILGRSAEWLDSDTLGVRPKSFDELLSAVIDRGGTENGRFAVKLFPRHLHWSQAKYEADFLAECIRRHAMGVVFLERRDRLRQAISYCRAKASGRWRSTMGGADRVPQYDFAGICQAYFMIGQSYAFWEAYLRMADLPYDHLFYEDLLDDPRPYVASVARQLSIEVPNCEFRTNLRLQRDSCTEEWAERFQSDAKSKGLLAHLPKKVAPRNINNLARFLLKKQMRIGQA; encoded by the coding sequence ATGAAGGGCGTGGCGATAGTGACCGAAGCCCGCAGCGGCTCCGAATGGCTCGGCAGTCTGGCAAACAGCACGGGAATATTGGGCCGGTCAGCCGAATGGCTCGATTCGGACACGTTGGGCGTCAGGCCGAAATCCTTCGACGAACTCCTGTCCGCCGTCATTGATCGTGGCGGGACCGAAAATGGCCGGTTTGCCGTCAAGCTGTTTCCACGCCACCTTCACTGGTCGCAAGCGAAATATGAAGCCGACTTCCTTGCCGAATGCATCCGGCGCCATGCCATGGGTGTGGTCTTTCTGGAGCGGCGGGACCGCCTTCGCCAAGCGATCTCCTATTGCCGGGCGAAGGCGTCGGGTCGCTGGAGAAGCACGATGGGCGGCGCGGATCGGGTTCCGCAATACGACTTCGCCGGAATCTGCCAGGCCTATTTCATGATCGGGCAGAGCTATGCTTTCTGGGAGGCTTATCTGCGCATGGCCGACCTGCCTTACGACCATTTGTTTTATGAAGATCTGCTGGACGACCCTCGTCCCTACGTCGCGTCGGTGGCCCGGCAGTTGTCGATTGAAGTGCCGAACTGCGAGTTCAGGACAAATCTGCGGTTGCAGCGGGACAGCTGCACTGAAGAGTGGGCCGAGCGGTTCCAGAGCGACGCCAAGTCCAAGGGCCTGCTGGCCCATCTCCCCAAGAAGGTGGCGCCGCGAAATATCAACAACCTTGCCCGATTCCTGCTCAAGAAGCAGATGCGCATCGGCCAGGCTTAG
- a CDS encoding autotransporter domain-containing protein encodes MKAGRGNRSRTISLGRLSVTTSTLALLAIACAPSTGHAQQACDPGGGPYTGGFPVFNGGPTNGCKVDADTADTFSGTVAATFRNGAVLNANAAGAVSGGLVQLPTFDAVVNANVANAITGGTLTINGTVNALATGAIDGAWLRLGGDGVVNIWAANATTVNTDLEFGSQAVAAGGLLNLNGYSTTIGRITNYIPSGQIVNGGATDAVLTIDGSALGDSSFGGVIADGAGGGTLALVKRGSGAQTLSGSNTYTGGTRIEAGTLDLKGNGTLGAPTGELYIGSGATLLLDTTALTVGSLSGAGTVTRSDFNPGLLTVNQATNTTFSGAIADYFDEINGVTTMTGLTKSGTGTLTLSGSNTYTGTPNVTGGTLLVDGSLGNVMWGPILLGTSTVAIASGGSLGGAGSIAGDVSVASGGILLGRTGQTLSMGSLALNAGSVIDVSLGAPGNTRLFNVAGNLTLAGTLNVSDAGGFGDGLYRLFDYGGALTDNGMTIGATPAGYAGGDLAVQTSVANQVNLLVGAVAPGSYSFWNGAHTVPNNMVNGGTGTWSAAGTNWTNAGGSASGVYDPAAMMIFQGAPGVVTVSAGGGAMDLGGGMQFFVDGYQMSGDALNLTGSSVPIRVGDGTTDGAGMSATILSALTGSGGIDKTDLGTLILSGFNTYTGGTTISAGTLKFDVDLGGTLGAPTGALAIAGGGTFDLTGTNQTVGALSGAGSITTTVYGGRQSPLTVNQATNTSFSGAITDGFMTGAGDGAVWLIKDGAGTLTLTGNSAFSFTTVDGGTLAIAHGGTVANLTSYIGEVAGSNGTMLVTGIGSVWTTDYLRLGYQGAGTLTVADGGRVSTGVGTVDMVRTSSASGTLNLDGTAGARGVLETGGVWKGHDGARVNFDGGILRATSADTDLLGHFAAGDVTIKAGGAFIDSNGYDVEISSPLGGVGALTKQGAGELYVIGANTYEGGTNIEAGRLFLGDGGTLGAPTGSLFVASGATLDLGITSQTVGSLSGAGDITSTVAMGSPSLLTVDQATDTTFSGVIRNGMQLVSPGSSTLPAILVPTVVGLTKSGTGTLTLSGGNTYTGNTNVTGGTLLIEGALNSTQVAVASGAALGGTGTITGTVTVSGRLFTGPVASGVGIGTMNVGAVTFNAGSTYQVAANAAGQASRLDVTGPATINGGTVSVLAGAGSYGPQTDYTILSATGGVSGTFANVISNFAFLDPSLSYDADNVYLRLHRNNISFASVGLGANQMATGGGAESLDSGNPLYDAILGLPATAAARDALDQLSGEIHASAKGMLLGDGHFVRDAATSRISAAFGDDSMAALPIMAYGEGGPEMVAADTDRFAVWGQAFGSWGSTDSDGNAAAFDRSTGGLLAGADASVGRWRLGLLGGYSHSSFGADDRNSNGKSDNYHLGLYGGTNWRAIAFRTGAAYSWSSISTRRSVAFDGFADALSADYGAGTAQIFGEFAYKADAGQFNLEPFANLAYVSVHTNGFTEQGGPAALASAASTTDATFTTLGLRGSTEFTLGGVNVTARGMLGWRHALGDITPLSTVTFAGGDRFTIAGVPIGRDSALIEAGLDLLLAPNAKLGLSYTGQFGGGVDQGAKVDLGVKF; translated from the coding sequence ATGAAGGCAGGGCGCGGCAATCGTTCGAGGACCATTTCGCTCGGCAGGCTGTCGGTCACGACCTCGACCCTCGCGCTCCTCGCCATCGCGTGCGCGCCTTCGACGGGCCATGCGCAACAGGCTTGTGACCCGGGAGGGGGACCGTATACCGGCGGTTTCCCGGTTTTCAACGGCGGCCCCACCAATGGTTGCAAAGTCGACGCCGATACAGCCGATACTTTTAGCGGCACCGTGGCCGCAACCTTCCGCAATGGCGCCGTCCTCAATGCGAACGCGGCCGGCGCCGTCAGCGGCGGCCTCGTGCAATTGCCGACCTTCGATGCCGTCGTGAATGCGAACGTCGCCAACGCCATCACCGGTGGCACGCTGACAATCAACGGCACCGTGAACGCACTGGCCACCGGCGCCATCGATGGCGCTTGGTTGAGGCTCGGTGGAGACGGCGTCGTCAACATATGGGCCGCCAACGCAACGACAGTGAATACCGACTTGGAGTTCGGCAGTCAGGCAGTGGCCGCGGGAGGTCTCCTCAACCTCAACGGCTACAGCACGACAATCGGTCGGATCACGAACTACATCCCCAGCGGGCAGATCGTAAACGGCGGCGCGACGGATGCCGTGCTGACGATCGATGGTTCGGCACTTGGAGATTCTTCTTTCGGTGGCGTCATCGCCGACGGCGCCGGTGGCGGCACGCTCGCTTTGGTCAAGCGCGGGTCGGGCGCGCAAACGCTTTCGGGCTCCAACACATATACCGGCGGGACGCGGATCGAAGCGGGCACCCTTGACCTCAAGGGCAACGGCACGCTCGGTGCGCCAACGGGGGAGCTCTACATCGGCAGCGGCGCCACGCTCCTTCTTGATACAACGGCCCTGACGGTCGGCTCGCTGTCGGGTGCGGGCACCGTCACCCGTTCGGACTTCAACCCCGGCCTGCTCACCGTCAATCAAGCCACCAACACCACTTTCAGTGGCGCCATCGCGGATTACTTCGACGAAATCAACGGCGTAACCACCATGACCGGGCTGACCAAGTCCGGTACCGGCACGCTCACCCTGAGCGGCAGCAACACCTATACCGGCACCCCCAATGTGACGGGCGGCACGCTGCTCGTCGATGGATCCCTGGGCAATGTGATGTGGGGGCCCATTCTGTTGGGCACGTCGACGGTTGCGATTGCGTCCGGCGGCAGTCTCGGCGGTGCCGGATCGATCGCCGGCGACGTTTCCGTGGCGTCCGGCGGCATCCTCCTGGGCCGCACCGGCCAGACCCTGTCGATGGGATCGCTGGCGCTGAATGCTGGCTCGGTTATCGATGTCTCTCTCGGCGCACCGGGCAACACGCGCCTGTTCAACGTCGCTGGCAACCTGACGCTTGCCGGCACGCTCAATGTCAGCGACGCCGGCGGTTTCGGCGACGGTCTCTATCGCCTGTTCGACTATGGCGGGGCGCTGACCGACAACGGGATGACCATTGGCGCGACGCCAGCCGGTTATGCTGGCGGCGATCTGGCCGTGCAGACTTCAGTGGCTAACCAGGTCAACCTGCTGGTCGGGGCGGTAGCGCCCGGCTCCTACAGCTTCTGGAACGGCGCGCACACCGTGCCTAACAATATGGTCAACGGCGGCACAGGCACCTGGAGCGCTGCCGGAACCAACTGGACGAACGCGGGCGGCAGCGCGAGCGGCGTCTACGATCCAGCGGCCATGATGATCTTCCAGGGCGCGCCGGGCGTGGTCACGGTCAGTGCGGGCGGTGGCGCGATGGATTTGGGCGGCGGGATGCAGTTCTTCGTCGATGGCTATCAAATGTCCGGCGATGCGCTCAATCTCACCGGATCCAGCGTTCCGATCCGCGTGGGCGACGGCACCACGGACGGCGCGGGCATGTCCGCGACCATCTTGTCTGCGCTCACCGGCAGCGGTGGCATCGACAAGACCGACCTCGGAACGCTCATTCTTTCCGGATTCAACACGTACACGGGTGGAACCACGATCTCGGCGGGCACGCTGAAGTTCGACGTCGACCTGGGCGGCACGCTTGGCGCACCGACTGGTGCGCTTGCGATCGCCGGCGGTGGCACGTTTGATCTTACCGGTACCAACCAGACGGTCGGCGCGCTGTCCGGCGCCGGCAGCATTACCACTACGGTGTATGGCGGCCGGCAAAGCCCGCTCACGGTCAATCAGGCGACCAACACCAGTTTCAGCGGTGCGATCACGGACGGATTCATGACGGGCGCTGGGGACGGCGCCGTGTGGCTCATCAAGGATGGTGCGGGCACGCTGACCCTGACCGGCAACAGTGCGTTTTCGTTCACCACCGTCGATGGCGGCACGCTGGCGATCGCACATGGCGGTACGGTCGCGAACCTGACCAGCTATATCGGCGAAGTGGCCGGCAGCAATGGCACGATGCTCGTTACCGGCATCGGGTCAGTGTGGACGACGGATTATCTGCGCCTCGGCTATCAGGGTGCGGGCACGCTTACCGTCGCGGATGGTGGCAGAGTCAGCACCGGCGTCGGCACGGTCGATATGGTGCGCACAAGCTCCGCCAGTGGCACGCTGAATCTGGACGGCACGGCCGGAGCACGCGGGGTTCTGGAAACCGGCGGTGTCTGGAAAGGTCACGATGGCGCGAGGGTCAATTTCGATGGCGGCATTTTGCGCGCCACGAGTGCCGACACCGATCTGCTCGGGCATTTCGCTGCCGGCGATGTGACGATCAAGGCGGGCGGCGCCTTCATCGACAGCAACGGTTATGACGTCGAGATCTCTTCCCCGCTGGGCGGCGTCGGGGCGCTGACCAAACAGGGCGCGGGCGAACTGTACGTGATCGGAGCCAATACGTACGAAGGCGGCACCAATATCGAGGCGGGGAGGCTGTTCCTTGGAGATGGCGGCACGCTCGGCGCCCCGACCGGATCGCTTTTCGTCGCAAGCGGCGCCACTCTCGATCTCGGCATCACGTCGCAGACCGTTGGTTCGCTGTCGGGCGCGGGCGATATCACCAGCACGGTGGCGATGGGATCCCCCAGCTTGCTCACCGTGGATCAAGCCACTGACACCACCTTTAGTGGCGTCATCAGGAATGGCATGCAACTCGTCAGTCCCGGCAGCAGCACCCTCCCGGCGATTCTCGTGCCGACGGTCGTTGGGCTGACAAAATCGGGCACGGGCACGCTCACCTTGAGCGGTGGCAATACCTATACCGGAAATACCAACGTGACCGGTGGAACGCTGCTCATCGAAGGGGCCTTGAACAGTACCCAGGTCGCGGTTGCATCGGGTGCTGCGCTCGGCGGCACCGGCACGATCACGGGCACGGTCACGGTCTCCGGCCGCCTCTTCACTGGCCCGGTCGCATCTGGCGTCGGCATCGGCACGATGAACGTGGGTGCCGTCACCTTCAATGCCGGCTCGACCTATCAGGTCGCCGCGAACGCGGCCGGACAAGCCTCCCGTCTCGACGTGACCGGGCCGGCCACGATCAACGGCGGGACGGTCAGCGTGCTGGCTGGCGCGGGCAGTTACGGACCTCAGACCGACTACACGATCCTGTCGGCGACCGGCGGCGTCAGCGGTACGTTCGCCAATGTGATCAGCAATTTTGCCTTCCTCGATCCTTCGCTCAGCTACGACGCGGACAACGTCTATCTGCGGCTGCACCGCAATAACATCAGTTTTGCCTCGGTTGGCCTGGGCGCCAACCAGATGGCCACCGGTGGCGGCGCCGAGAGCCTAGACAGCGGCAATCCGCTCTACGACGCCATCCTGGGGCTACCCGCCACGGCTGCCGCTCGAGATGCCCTCGACCAATTGTCGGGCGAGATTCATGCCTCGGCCAAGGGCATGCTGCTGGGAGATGGCCATTTCGTCCGTGATGCCGCCACCAGCCGCATCTCTGCCGCCTTCGGCGACGACAGCATGGCCGCTCTACCGATCATGGCCTATGGCGAGGGTGGTCCCGAAATGGTCGCCGCCGACACCGATCGTTTCGCCGTCTGGGGTCAGGCTTTTGGGTCTTGGGGCAGCACGGACTCCGATGGCAACGCCGCCGCCTTTGATCGCTCGACTGGCGGCCTGCTGGCCGGCGCCGATGCGTCGGTCGGCCGCTGGCGTCTCGGTCTGCTTGGCGGCTACAGTCATTCGAGCTTCGGTGCCGATGATCGCAATTCGAACGGTAAGAGCGACAACTATCATCTCGGCCTCTATGGCGGTACCAATTGGCGCGCCATCGCCTTCCGCACCGGCGCCGCCTACAGTTGGAGCAGCATATCGACCAGGCGCTCGGTAGCCTTCGACGGTTTTGCCGACGCGCTCTCGGCCGACTATGGTGCTGGCACCGCGCAAATCTTCGGGGAGTTCGCCTACAAGGCCGATGCCGGACAATTCAACTTGGAGCCTTTCGCCAATCTTGCTTATGTCAGCGTGCACACAAACGGGTTTACCGAGCAAGGTGGCCCAGCGGCGCTGGCCAGCGCCGCTTCGACCACCGATGCCACCTTCACCACCCTCGGCTTGCGCGGTTCCACCGAATTCACGCTTGGCGGCGTCAACGTCACAGCGCGTGGCATGCTCGGCTGGCGTCATGCCCTCGGCGATATCACGCCGCTGTCGACCGTCACTTTCGCCGGCGGCGATCGCTTCACCATCGCTGGCGTGCCGATCGGCAGGGACAGCGCGCTCATCGAGGCGGGTCTCGACCTGCTGCTCGCCCCCAACGCCAAGCTCGGCCTGTCCTATACTGGCCAGTTCGGCGGCGGCGTTGACCAGGGCGCCAAGGTCGATCTCGGCGTGAAATTCTGA
- a CDS encoding sensor histidine kinase has protein sequence MPRLTGWRRALAIILGAQLLFWCAYTLIIAGFQPVGTLEEYRLPAARALLASEPAEVGAYAAGLSGPAMLRIPGWQPVVLRPAQASLLSRAETSAGNEWSLTCRGNPCPEAATAYAGPFDRMDETAGREKFQRFDMVWLVVVTELMMGAALLVLLPVNGFSRLQCITGLLLISVGIDAWLTTFGAESLPYVWFPLLRYGVEYLMLTLAALAVNAFADWRSREAWAACGCFGVAFAILLGTMAAGVGFATIVPWLDAVALTLLLGYGVLALLRMGRTAPGPAIRVLAILLVALASIGFDLFLLPPPNGFALQASVLAPPLTMFGILFEIALQGHRLNQEAEEARSDLERQVLEQDASLLRSSRLLRHQERLLAIDAERQRLLRDMHDGVGGVLTHLLLDVRENRLTSREIEQGLQSSVDDLRNMASAIDAGNEPIDEALAMFQERMAGRLARSGITLDYRCTLPTPAPSLDVRRLLSLYRLLQEGIANSLRHASATRIELAMNPGDDGVILVILSDDGMGFEPERASGAAGEGRGLANIRRRADQMGGRIAIESAPGRGTQLTLAIPTHAAGRKA, from the coding sequence ATGCCCCGGCTGACGGGATGGCGCCGCGCGCTGGCTATCATTCTCGGCGCGCAACTGCTGTTCTGGTGCGCTTATACGCTCATCATCGCCGGTTTTCAGCCTGTGGGCACACTAGAGGAATATCGGTTGCCGGCGGCGCGGGCGCTGCTGGCGTCCGAGCCGGCCGAGGTGGGCGCCTATGCTGCCGGGCTTTCAGGGCCGGCCATGCTGCGTATCCCAGGCTGGCAGCCCGTGGTCCTGCGGCCGGCGCAGGCGAGTCTGTTGTCGCGCGCGGAGACGTCGGCCGGGAATGAGTGGTCGCTCACCTGCCGGGGAAATCCTTGTCCGGAGGCCGCGACAGCTTATGCAGGGCCTTTCGACCGTATGGATGAGACCGCCGGTCGGGAGAAGTTCCAGCGTTTCGACATGGTATGGCTGGTCGTTGTGACGGAACTGATGATGGGCGCAGCGCTGCTCGTCCTGTTGCCGGTCAACGGCTTTTCGCGGCTCCAGTGCATCACCGGCCTGCTGCTCATATCGGTGGGCATCGACGCCTGGCTCACCACCTTCGGGGCGGAGAGCCTGCCCTATGTCTGGTTTCCGTTGCTGCGCTACGGCGTGGAATATCTGATGCTGACGTTAGCAGCGCTTGCCGTGAACGCCTTTGCCGACTGGCGGTCGCGCGAGGCGTGGGCAGCCTGCGGCTGCTTTGGCGTCGCCTTCGCCATATTGCTTGGGACCATGGCCGCAGGCGTCGGCTTTGCGACAATTGTGCCCTGGCTCGATGCGGTGGCTCTGACCCTGCTGTTGGGATATGGCGTTTTGGCCTTGCTGCGGATGGGACGGACAGCTCCCGGGCCGGCGATCCGGGTTCTGGCGATATTGCTGGTCGCTCTTGCCTCGATTGGCTTCGACCTGTTTCTCTTGCCGCCGCCCAACGGCTTCGCGCTGCAGGCGTCGGTCCTGGCACCGCCATTGACGATGTTCGGCATCCTGTTCGAGATCGCTCTGCAGGGGCACAGGCTCAACCAGGAGGCGGAGGAGGCGCGTAGCGACCTGGAACGTCAGGTGCTGGAGCAGGATGCGAGCCTGCTGCGCTCCTCGCGATTGTTGCGCCATCAGGAACGGTTGCTGGCAATCGACGCAGAGCGTCAGCGTCTGCTGCGCGACATGCACGATGGGGTCGGAGGTGTGCTGACGCATCTTCTCCTCGATGTCCGCGAGAATCGACTGACCTCACGGGAAATCGAGCAGGGATTGCAGTCTTCGGTCGATGACCTGCGCAACATGGCCAGTGCGATCGATGCGGGCAACGAACCGATCGACGAGGCGCTGGCGATGTTCCAGGAGCGCATGGCAGGCCGTCTTGCCCGATCCGGCATCACGCTGGACTATCGCTGCACGCTCCCGACCCCGGCGCCGAGCCTCGACGTGCGGCGGCTGCTCAGCCTCTATCGGCTGTTGCAGGAGGGTATCGCCAACAGCTTGCGCCATGCTTCCGCCACAAGGATCGAACTCGCGATGAACCCCGGTGACGATGGCGTCATTCTCGTCATACTGTCGGACGACGGAATGGGGTTCGAGCCCGAGAGAGCCTCGGGCGCTGCCGGCGAAGGACGAGGCCTTGCGAACATACGTCGTCGGGCTGACCAGATGGGCGGACGAATAGCAATCGAAAGCGCGCCTGGGCGCGGCACGCAACTGACCTTGGCCATTCCGACTCACGCTGCGGGACGAAAGGCCTGA